From a single Nocardioides panacis genomic region:
- the rpmB gene encoding 50S ribosomal protein L28: MAAVCDICAKGPGFGNNRPWSRKITKRRFDPNIQRVRATVNGTPKRLNVCTGCLKAGKVSR, encoded by the coding sequence GTGGCTGCCGTCTGTGACATCTGCGCCAAGGGCCCGGGCTTCGGTAACAACCGCCCCTGGTCGCGCAAGATTACGAAGCGTCGCTTCGACCCCAACATCCAGCGCGTGCGCGCGACGGTCAATGGCACTCCCAAGCGCCTGAACGTCTGCACGGGCTGCCTCAAGGCCGGCAAGGTCTCCCGCTAG
- a CDS encoding DAK2 domain-containing protein, which yields MRDDAVATFDLPTVLRFSELALTALGAAREEIDALNVYPVPDGDTGTNMFLTLEAARAALLDAVAGTTATSPAPADLRTAMAAFARGALLGARGNSGVIFSSLVGALCKRLGEAGPGDRSAQVFAEGLTLATQASYAAVGRPVEGTILSVARAASEAATVSAADPAHRVGHVIRAAAAAAREALARTPDQLQVLHDAGVVDAGGRGLCVVLDAAETAVTGRRPVSTAPAFGSRSIPVPLPHQVQGEDLTPEGPAYEVMFLLDAPDAAIPALRTALAPLGDSLVVVGGDGLWNVHVHVDDVGAAVEAGIEAGRPHRVRVTHFAEQLERRTTPRAVQRTGRAVVVVAAGAGLGDLFVQAGATVVPGGTGRRPSTGQMLEAITSAGAAEVIVLPNDRDSVAAAEAAARTAREENGVRVAVIATNAQVQGLAALAVHEPGRSFEQDILEMTAAARHARSGAVTVAARQAMTTAGPCEPGDVLGAIEGDFVVIGDDLFTVATEVLERLLGGGGELVTLVGGADGGDLAERCAEHLGATRPTVDVVAYEGGQQRYPLLIGVE from the coding sequence ATGCGCGACGACGCGGTCGCCACCTTCGACCTGCCGACCGTGCTGCGGTTCTCCGAGCTGGCGCTGACGGCCCTGGGTGCGGCCCGCGAGGAGATCGACGCGCTGAACGTCTACCCGGTGCCCGACGGGGACACCGGCACGAACATGTTCCTGACCCTGGAGGCGGCCCGCGCCGCGCTGCTCGACGCCGTCGCCGGCACCACCGCGACGTCGCCGGCGCCCGCCGACCTGCGCACCGCGATGGCCGCCTTCGCCCGCGGGGCGCTGCTGGGCGCCCGCGGCAACTCCGGGGTGATCTTCTCCTCGCTGGTCGGCGCCCTGTGCAAGCGGCTGGGCGAGGCCGGGCCGGGCGACCGCTCCGCGCAGGTCTTCGCCGAGGGCCTGACGCTGGCCACCCAGGCCAGCTACGCCGCCGTGGGCCGGCCCGTCGAGGGCACGATCCTGTCGGTGGCCCGGGCCGCCTCCGAGGCCGCGACCGTCTCGGCCGCGGACCCGGCGCACCGGGTGGGCCACGTGATCCGGGCCGCCGCCGCCGCGGCCCGCGAGGCGCTGGCCAGGACGCCCGACCAGCTCCAGGTGCTGCACGACGCCGGAGTGGTGGACGCCGGCGGTCGCGGGCTGTGCGTGGTGCTCGACGCGGCCGAGACCGCGGTCACCGGCCGCCGCCCGGTCTCGACGGCGCCGGCCTTCGGCTCCCGGTCGATCCCGGTCCCGCTGCCGCACCAGGTGCAGGGCGAGGACCTGACCCCCGAGGGTCCGGCCTACGAGGTGATGTTCCTGCTCGACGCCCCCGACGCGGCGATCCCGGCGCTGCGCACGGCGCTGGCCCCGCTCGGCGACTCGCTCGTCGTGGTCGGCGGCGACGGCCTGTGGAACGTGCACGTGCACGTCGACGACGTCGGGGCGGCCGTCGAGGCGGGCATCGAGGCCGGCCGTCCGCACCGGGTCCGGGTGACCCACTTCGCGGAGCAGCTGGAGCGACGTACGACGCCCAGGGCGGTGCAGCGCACCGGGCGGGCCGTCGTCGTGGTCGCGGCCGGCGCGGGGCTCGGCGACCTGTTCGTGCAGGCCGGCGCCACCGTCGTGCCGGGCGGCACGGGCCGGCGCCCGTCGACCGGCCAGATGCTCGAGGCGATCACCTCCGCGGGCGCCGCCGAGGTGATCGTGCTGCCCAACGACCGGGACTCGGTCGCCGCTGCGGAGGCGGCCGCCCGCACGGCGCGCGAGGAGAACGGCGTCCGCGTCGCGGTGATCGCGACCAACGCCCAGGTGCAGGGCCTGGCCGCCCTTGCGGTGCACGAGCCGGGCCGCTCCTTCGAGCAGGACATCCTGGAGATGACCGCGGCCGCCCGGCACGCCCGTTCCGGCGCCGTCACGGTCGCCGCCCGGCAGGCGATGACCACCGCCGGCCCGTGCGAGCCGGGCGACGTCCTCGGCGCCATCGAGGGCGACTTCGTGGTGATCGGCGACGACCTGTTCACGGTGGCCACCGAGGTCCTCGAGCGGCTGCTCGGCGGTGGCGGCGAGCTGGTCACGCTGGTCGGCGGGGCGGACGGCGGCGACCTGGCCGAGCGCTGCGCCGAGCACCTCGGCGCGACCCGGCCGACCGTCGACGTGGTGGCCTACGAAGGCGGCCAGCAGCGCTACCCGCTCCTGATCGGGGTCGAGTAG